Proteins encoded together in one Vulcanisaeta thermophila window:
- a CDS encoding acetyl ornithine aminotransferase family protein yields MPPKWYWPIDMNEVPKIVVEPPGPRAMEIVKADSTLIMQSFGRWYPLVIRRGYGPVIEDVDGNLYIDFNAGIAVMNVGHSHPRIVEAIKRQAELFTHYSMTDFYYELIVKHASMLRDIVPISGDKRVFYTNSGTESIEGALKISRGHFRNQRPYVIAFLGAFHGRTYGSMALTASKPIQRFGFNPMLPNVIHVPYPYPYRCPFGRDLTEEECGEAVLGYMEDWIFGKLVDPSEVSAIFFEPVQGEGGYVVPPRNFIQGLRKMTDKYGILLVDDEVQSGFGRTGRWFAIEHFGVEPDIITMAKAIAAGLPLGAIVGRAGVMDLPRGSHANTFGGNPVALAAGIEVINIINEEDLLTNAQRVGEYIKRRFMEEMDRTELIGDVRGLGLMIGVELVRNRKTREYASKELEQVLLESFKRGVAVIGAGKSVIRIAPPLNIPMELAERAVDILIDVIRKVDRERVK; encoded by the coding sequence ATGCCTCCCAAATGGTACTGGCCCATAGACATGAATGAGGTCCCCAAGATCGTTGTGGAGCCCCCAGGGCCCAGGGCCATGGAGATTGTGAAGGCGGACTCAACACTGATAATGCAGTCCTTTGGGCGGTGGTACCCACTGGTTATTCGGCGGGGTTACGGGCCCGTTATTGAGGACGTGGATGGTAACCTGTACATAGACTTCAACGCCGGCATAGCGGTCATGAACGTGGGGCATAGCCACCCGAGGATTGTGGAGGCCATTAAGAGGCAGGCGGAGTTATTCACCCACTACAGCATGACGGACTTCTACTACGAGTTAATAGTTAAGCATGCAAGCATGCTCAGAGATATAGTACCCATAAGCGGTGACAAGAGGGTCTTCTACACGAACTCAGGCACGGAATCCATAGAGGGAGCCCTCAAGATATCCAGGGGGCACTTCAGGAACCAGAGGCCATACGTAATAGCATTCCTGGGCGCCTTCCACGGGAGGACTTACGGATCCATGGCACTCACGGCAAGCAAACCCATACAGAGGTTTGGGTTCAACCCCATGCTACCCAACGTAATACACGTACCATACCCATACCCATACAGGTGCCCATTCGGTAGGGACCTAACGGAGGAGGAGTGCGGGGAGGCGGTGCTGGGGTATATGGAGGATTGGATATTCGGCAAGTTGGTGGATCCCTCAGAGGTCTCCGCAATATTCTTCGAACCAGTACAGGGCGAGGGAGGTTACGTAGTACCCCCAAGGAACTTCATACAGGGACTCAGGAAGATGACCGATAAGTACGGAATCCTCCTTGTGGATGACGAGGTCCAGTCGGGCTTTGGCAGGACCGGTAGGTGGTTCGCCATTGAGCACTTTGGCGTGGAGCCCGACATAATAACCATGGCCAAGGCAATAGCGGCGGGCCTACCACTGGGTGCCATAGTGGGTAGGGCAGGCGTAATGGACCTACCCAGGGGATCCCACGCAAACACCTTCGGCGGGAACCCAGTGGCCCTGGCCGCGGGTATTGAGGTTATAAACATCATAAACGAGGAGGACCTACTAACCAATGCCCAGAGGGTTGGTGAGTATATTAAGCGCAGGTTCATGGAGGAGATGGACAGGACGGAGTTGATAGGTGATGTTAGGGGCTTGGGGCTAATGATTGGTGTGGAGCTCGTGAGGAATAGGAAGACCAGGGAGTACGCGAGTAAGGAGCTGGAGCAGGTGCTACTCGAGTCCTTCAAGCGCGGTGTGGCGGTTATCGGCGCTGGTAAGTCAGTCATAAGGATAGCGCCGCCCTTGAACATACCCATGGAGTTAGCCGAGAGAGCTGTTGATATACTGATTGATGTTATAAGGAAGGTGGATAGGGAGAGGGTTAAGTGA